A region of Brevundimonas sp. NIBR10 DNA encodes the following proteins:
- a CDS encoding alpha/beta hydrolase-fold protein, which translates to MILSLLAALPFAGAARADIPTAGRLVEHPDMASAHAATRNVTVWLPPGYDASQARYPVLYMHDGQNLFDASKAAFGEWGVDEHLARLAQTGQVRLPIVVGVWNTPLRLREYVPADLIAALPVEVRDSLLTLYGGAPLSDGYLRFLEELKPKIDATYRTLPGRDDTLIAGSSMGGLISLYAMMKHPQVFGSAGCLSTHWPLRLERLEGDALERWRETVVDAWSRVIAAGLPDPATHRLYFDRGDETLDQFYAFFQSRIDTVVRAAGWGPERFRTLVFPGAEHNEKSWNSRLDAPLTFLLPPS; encoded by the coding sequence TTGATCCTCAGCCTCCTCGCCGCCCTGCCCTTCGCGGGCGCGGCGCGGGCCGACATCCCGACTGCCGGTCGTCTGGTCGAACACCCCGACATGGCCTCTGCCCATGCGGCGACCCGCAACGTCACCGTCTGGCTCCCGCCCGGCTATGACGCGTCGCAGGCCCGGTATCCGGTCCTCTACATGCACGACGGCCAAAACCTGTTCGATGCTTCGAAGGCCGCCTTCGGCGAATGGGGCGTGGACGAGCATCTGGCCCGGCTGGCGCAGACAGGTCAGGTCCGCCTGCCCATCGTGGTCGGGGTCTGGAACACACCGCTTCGCCTGCGGGAATACGTCCCCGCCGACCTGATCGCCGCCCTGCCCGTCGAGGTCCGCGACAGCCTGCTGACCCTGTACGGCGGCGCGCCCCTGTCCGACGGCTATCTGCGCTTCCTCGAGGAGCTGAAGCCGAAGATCGACGCGACCTATCGCACCCTGCCCGGCCGCGACGACACCTTGATCGCCGGATCCAGCATGGGCGGGCTGATCTCGCTCTATGCGATGATGAAGCATCCGCAGGTGTTCGGCTCGGCCGGCTGCCTGTCCACCCACTGGCCGCTGCGGCTTGAGCGGCTGGAGGGCGACGCCCTGGAGCGGTGGCGCGAGACGGTCGTCGACGCCTGGTCCCGCGTCATCGCCGCCGGCCTGCCGGACCCTGCGACCCACCGCCTGTATTTCGATCGCGGCGACGAGACACTCGATCAGTTCTACGCCTTCTTCCAGAGCCGGATCGATACCGTCGTCCGCGCCGCCGGCTGGGGCCCCGAGCGGTTCCGCACCCTCGTCTTCCCCGGTGCCGAGCATAACGAGAAGAGCTGGAACAGCCGGCTCGACGCTCCCCTGACCTTCCTGCTGCCCCCCTCCTGA
- a CDS encoding MFS transporter — translation MTLQASILSDRPRLSPAAIVNMCVGFFGIQIGFGLQNVNTSRIFQTLGAEVDSLAILWIAAPMTGLLVQPLIGHLSDKTWGRLGRRRPYFLFGAILTTIALIAMPNSPSLWFAALMLWVMDAAINITMEPFRAFVGDNLNEDQRTSGYAMQSVFIGAGAVFASVLPWVLSNVFDVASVAPEGVVPDSVRIAFYVGAGCLLAAVLWTVFTTREYSPEQLAAFDRAATTTSQADAEAPARSIRAYLIGGLIWLAVGAIGFAGVAVSGIEKELYVLFGGLAVFGLLQIAVGLMHRARASNGLSEIVDDIFRMPATMRDLAIVQFFSWFALFAMWIYTTPAVTAVHYGAASPTSTGYGEGADWVGVLMGVYNGVAALAAFMIPVLAKRIGRRETHALNLGLGGFGLIGIFLIRDPALLWLPMIGVGFAWASIVSMPYAILSGAVPSRKMGVYMGIFNIFIVVPQLIAATLLGLILKSVFDGQAIWALVIGGVSFFIAALAALRVKEVVRA, via the coding sequence ATGACTCTCCAGGCGTCCATCCTGTCCGACCGCCCCCGGCTGTCCCCCGCCGCCATCGTGAACATGTGCGTGGGCTTCTTCGGCATCCAGATCGGATTCGGCCTTCAGAACGTCAACACGAGCCGCATCTTCCAGACCCTGGGCGCCGAGGTCGACAGCCTGGCCATCCTGTGGATCGCCGCGCCGATGACGGGCCTGCTGGTCCAGCCGCTGATCGGTCATCTCAGCGACAAGACCTGGGGACGGCTGGGGCGGCGCAGGCCCTATTTCCTGTTCGGGGCGATCCTGACGACGATCGCCCTGATCGCCATGCCGAACTCGCCGAGCCTATGGTTCGCCGCCCTGATGCTCTGGGTCATGGACGCCGCGATCAACATCACGATGGAGCCGTTCCGCGCCTTCGTCGGCGACAATCTGAACGAGGACCAGCGCACCTCCGGCTATGCGATGCAGAGCGTCTTCATCGGCGCGGGGGCCGTCTTCGCATCGGTTCTGCCGTGGGTGCTGTCGAACGTGTTCGACGTGGCTTCGGTCGCGCCCGAGGGCGTGGTCCCCGACAGCGTCCGCATCGCCTTCTACGTCGGTGCCGGGTGCCTTCTGGCCGCCGTCCTGTGGACCGTGTTCACCACCCGCGAATACAGCCCCGAGCAACTCGCCGCCTTCGACCGCGCCGCCACGACCACGTCGCAGGCCGACGCCGAGGCCCCGGCCCGCTCGATCCGCGCCTATCTGATCGGCGGCCTGATCTGGCTGGCGGTCGGCGCGATCGGTTTCGCCGGCGTCGCCGTTTCCGGGATCGAGAAGGAGCTCTACGTCCTGTTCGGCGGCCTGGCCGTCTTCGGCCTGCTCCAGATCGCAGTCGGGCTGATGCACCGGGCCCGGGCCTCGAACGGCCTGTCCGAGATCGTCGACGACATCTTCCGCATGCCCGCCACCATGCGCGATCTGGCCATCGTCCAGTTCTTCAGCTGGTTCGCCCTGTTTGCCATGTGGATCTACACCACGCCCGCCGTCACCGCCGTCCACTATGGCGCAGCGTCGCCGACCTCGACCGGCTATGGCGAGGGGGCGGACTGGGTCGGCGTCCTGATGGGGGTCTATAACGGCGTCGCGGCGCTGGCGGCCTTCATGATCCCGGTTCTGGCCAAGCGGATCGGCCGCCGCGAGACCCATGCGCTGAATCTTGGGCTGGGCGGGTTCGGCCTGATCGGCATCTTCCTGATCCGCGATCCGGCCCTGCTGTGGCTGCCGATGATCGGGGTCGGCTTCGCCTGGGCCTCGATCGTGTCCATGCCCTACGCCATCCTGTCTGGGGCGGTGCCGTCCAGAAAAATGGGCGTCTACATGGGCATCTTCAACATCTTCATCGTCGTGCCCCAGCTTATCGCCGCCACCCTGCTGGGCCTGATCCTCAAGAGTGTGTTCGACGGCCAGGCCATCTGGGCCCTTGTGATCGGCGGCGTCAGCTTCTTCATCGCTGCGCTCGCCGCACTGCGCGTCAAGGAAGTGGTGCGCGCCTGA
- a CDS encoding glycoside hydrolase family 97 protein, producing MMKRRQFLALSAAAAGTSALISGPVRAQTPATRASASSPGGVLTVQAFTDNDGRPMYAVSRQGRPVVEDSRLGFLLTDAVALERGMAMTVSQPMTFDDTWEQPWGERRFIRNHYTEWRVAFAETGVLGRRVDVVFRLYDDGLGFRYEFPEQPGLKTVRIGSELTEFNLTENGTAWWIPAWEWNREEYLYNRSSIDAVGSAQTPMTVKGTSGLHVSIHEAACVDYAGMNLRRSEGTKFRAALTPGLTNAAVVREAPFNTPWRTLQVSDTAAGLVESSLILNLNEPNKLGDVSWFKPMKYVGVWWEMHLELKSWNAGPKHGATTENAIKHIDFAAEHGFGGVLVEGWNVGWDGNWFGNGSDFSFTQTYPDFDIEAVTAHGRARGVELIGHHETGGNAFHYEQQMDAGFALYERLGMHSVKTGYVADAGGARVAGPDGTPVMAWNESQAMSQHHLRVAEAAARHKVAVNAHEPFKDTGLRRTYPNMISREGARGMEFSAWGQPGNTPEHEANLVFTRLLAGPMDYTPGIFGMETRSPGGVQTTWAKQLALYVVIYSPIQMAADLLVNYEANPGPFQFIKDVPVDWAETRVLNGEVGDYVTIARKDRASDIWALGAVTDEHPRVLNAPLDFLDDGRRYRAEIYRDGPDADYKTKRESIVIEQREVTSADVLTLALAPGGGQAIRFVPLGRGRRA from the coding sequence ATGATGAAACGTCGTCAATTTCTGGCCCTCTCGGCCGCCGCCGCGGGCACATCGGCCCTGATCTCAGGCCCCGTGCGTGCCCAGACCCCGGCGACCCGGGCCAGCGCATCGTCCCCCGGCGGCGTCCTGACCGTCCAGGCCTTCACCGACAATGATGGCCGCCCGATGTACGCCGTCAGCCGCCAGGGCCGGCCGGTGGTCGAGGACTCGCGGTTGGGCTTCCTGCTGACCGATGCGGTGGCGCTGGAGCGCGGCATGGCCATGACGGTCTCCCAGCCGATGACCTTCGACGACACCTGGGAGCAGCCCTGGGGCGAGCGCCGGTTCATCCGCAATCACTACACCGAATGGCGCGTCGCCTTCGCCGAGACCGGGGTGCTGGGACGCCGCGTGGACGTGGTCTTCCGCCTGTACGACGACGGCCTGGGCTTCCGCTACGAGTTCCCGGAACAGCCGGGGTTGAAGACCGTCCGCATCGGTTCGGAGCTGACCGAGTTCAACCTGACGGAAAACGGCACGGCCTGGTGGATCCCGGCCTGGGAATGGAACCGCGAGGAATATCTCTACAACCGCTCGTCCATCGACGCGGTCGGCAGCGCCCAGACCCCGATGACGGTCAAGGGCACCTCCGGCCTGCACGTCTCGATCCACGAAGCGGCCTGCGTCGACTATGCAGGCATGAATCTGCGTCGCTCGGAGGGCACGAAGTTCCGTGCCGCCCTGACCCCCGGCCTGACCAACGCGGCGGTGGTGCGCGAGGCGCCGTTCAACACGCCCTGGCGTACCTTGCAGGTTTCGGACACGGCCGCAGGCCTGGTCGAGTCCAGCCTGATCCTGAACCTGAACGAGCCCAACAAATTGGGGGATGTCTCGTGGTTCAAGCCGATGAAATACGTCGGCGTCTGGTGGGAAATGCACCTGGAGCTCAAGAGCTGGAACGCCGGTCCCAAGCACGGGGCGACCACCGAAAACGCGATCAAGCACATCGACTTCGCGGCCGAGCACGGCTTCGGTGGCGTGCTCGTCGAGGGCTGGAACGTCGGCTGGGACGGCAACTGGTTCGGCAACGGCTCGGACTTCAGCTTCACGCAGACCTACCCCGATTTCGACATCGAGGCGGTCACCGCCCACGGCCGGGCCAGGGGGGTCGAACTGATCGGTCACCACGAGACCGGTGGCAACGCCTTCCACTACGAACAGCAGATGGACGCCGGTTTCGCCCTGTACGAGCGGCTGGGGATGCATTCTGTGAAGACCGGCTACGTCGCCGACGCCGGCGGAGCCCGTGTCGCAGGACCGGACGGCACGCCCGTCATGGCCTGGAACGAAAGCCAGGCCATGTCCCAGCACCATCTACGAGTCGCAGAGGCCGCCGCCCGGCACAAGGTCGCCGTCAACGCCCACGAGCCCTTCAAGGACACGGGCCTGCGTCGTACCTATCCCAACATGATCTCTCGCGAGGGCGCGCGGGGCATGGAGTTCAGCGCCTGGGGCCAGCCCGGCAATACGCCCGAGCATGAGGCGAACCTGGTCTTCACCCGCCTGCTGGCCGGGCCGATGGACTATACGCCCGGCATCTTCGGCATGGAGACGCGCAGTCCCGGCGGGGTCCAGACCACCTGGGCCAAGCAGCTGGCGCTCTATGTCGTCATCTACAGCCCGATCCAGATGGCGGCCGACCTGCTGGTCAACTACGAGGCCAATCCCGGCCCGTTCCAGTTCATCAAGGACGTGCCCGTCGACTGGGCCGAGACCCGCGTCCTGAACGGCGAGGTCGGTGACTATGTCACCATCGCGAGGAAGGACCGGGCCTCCGACATCTGGGCCCTGGGCGCGGTCACCGACGAGCATCCGCGCGTCCTGAACGCCCCGCTCGACTTCCTCGACGACGGCCGCCGCTACCGCGCGGAAATCTATCGCGACGGGCCGGACGCCGACTATAAGACCAAGCGCGAATCCATCGTCATCGAACAGCGCGAGGTCACCTCGGCCGACGTCCTGACCCTGGCCCTTGCCCCCGGCGGCGGTCAGGCGATCCGCTTCGTGCCATTGGGACGAGGCCGCCGCGCATGA
- a CDS encoding LacI family DNA-binding transcriptional regulator gives MCRKICRHRCRSPRSLSRKTTRLEDLARLAGVSIATASRALNDSPAVNDRTKQAIWKLAREHDYPFRRYMPAGPIGAQGTIALVTPRPQGREGRLSDPFFLELLAGVGEAARERGCDLVMSHVSPANLDDLSVAMTTSRADGVIFLGQSTLHGAFNRMAETESRFVVWGAELPDQNYCSVGSDNINGGRRATSHLARLGRKRIVFLGDLDPPEAMQRQRGYAEALENAGLALDPDLVVPAHFEVESAEASVDSMLARGLDFDGIVAASDLIALGAVRSLLHHGKSVPGDVSVIGFDNVPFSRYSRPALSTIAQDTMKAGRLMVSKLLDSTGDRAGRSERIPTDLIVRETCGG, from the coding sequence ATTTGCAGAAAAATTTGCAGACACCGCTGTCGGAGCCCGCGATCCTTGAGCCGCAAGACGACCCGTCTGGAAGACCTGGCCCGGCTGGCCGGGGTGTCGATCGCCACGGCGTCGCGCGCCCTGAACGACAGTCCCGCCGTCAACGACCGCACCAAACAGGCGATCTGGAAGCTGGCGCGCGAGCATGACTACCCGTTCCGTCGCTACATGCCGGCCGGTCCGATCGGAGCCCAGGGCACGATCGCACTGGTGACGCCGCGACCTCAGGGTCGGGAAGGGCGGTTGAGCGATCCCTTCTTCCTGGAACTGCTGGCGGGGGTCGGAGAGGCGGCGCGCGAGCGAGGCTGCGACCTGGTCATGAGCCACGTCTCGCCGGCCAATCTGGACGATCTGTCGGTTGCCATGACCACCAGTCGCGCCGACGGGGTGATCTTTCTGGGCCAGAGCACCTTGCACGGTGCTTTCAACCGGATGGCCGAGACCGAGAGCCGGTTCGTGGTCTGGGGCGCCGAACTGCCGGACCAGAACTATTGCTCTGTCGGGTCCGACAATATCAACGGCGGTCGGCGCGCGACGTCTCATCTGGCCCGACTGGGCCGCAAGCGCATCGTCTTCCTGGGCGACCTCGATCCGCCCGAGGCCATGCAGCGGCAACGCGGCTATGCGGAGGCGCTGGAAAACGCGGGGCTGGCGCTCGATCCCGACCTGGTCGTTCCCGCCCATTTCGAGGTCGAGTCGGCCGAGGCCTCGGTCGATTCCATGCTGGCGCGCGGCCTGGATTTCGACGGCATCGTCGCGGCGTCCGACCTGATCGCGCTCGGGGCCGTGCGGTCCCTGCTGCACCACGGCAAGAGCGTGCCGGGCGATGTGTCCGTGATCGGCTTCGATAATGTCCCCTTCAGCCGCTACAGCCGTCCCGCCCTGTCCACCATTGCTCAGGACACGATGAAGGCCGGCCGGCTGATGGTGTCCAAGCTGCTGGATTCCACAGGCGATCGCGCCGGCCGGTCCGAACGCATCCCGACGGACCTGATCGTCCGGGAGACGTGCGGGGGGTAG
- a CDS encoding alpha-glucosidase: MTVQTLSHPDTTTTTATEWWRGAVLYQVYPRSFADSNDDGIGDLPGITAHLDHIASLGVDGVWLSPFFTSPMKDFGYDVADYTDVDPIFGTLADFDALVARAHELGLKVIIDQVYSHTSDLHAWFQESRQNRINPKADWYVWADAKPDGSPPSNWQSVFGGPAWTWDARRHQYYMHNFLKEQPQLNVANPEVQDALIDAMRFWLDRGVDGFRLDAINFAIHDPKLTDNPPLTSNGKRTRPFDFQDKIHNQSQPGIPVFLGRLRALADSYAGDRFLVAEVGGDRANAEMKQYTQGDRLLHSAYGFLYLYADHLDAELVQKGPAMWPGVDGEGWPSWTFSNHDAPRAISRWSEGRDEKAFAEMAMLLLISLRGNVFVYQGEELGLPQAHVPFDRLVDPEAITNWPETLGRDGARTPIPWRSDAVQAGFSSVEPWLPIDPRHYPLAVDAQEADPTSILHFSRRLIGLRHRYGALRTGTMRMVQAGPLLAFERGEGDEIMLCVFNLGHSSEAWSVPEGWRVVEAVNVEDVATGALPPLAGLLLAKGE; this comes from the coding sequence GTGACCGTCCAGACCCTGAGCCATCCCGACACGACGACCACAACCGCGACCGAATGGTGGCGGGGCGCGGTGCTGTATCAGGTCTATCCGCGCAGCTTCGCCGACAGCAATGACGACGGGATCGGCGACCTGCCGGGCATCACGGCCCATCTGGATCATATCGCATCCCTGGGCGTCGACGGCGTCTGGCTGTCGCCCTTCTTCACCTCGCCGATGAAGGATTTCGGCTATGACGTCGCCGACTATACCGACGTCGATCCGATCTTCGGGACCCTGGCCGATTTCGACGCCCTGGTGGCGCGCGCCCACGAACTGGGGCTCAAGGTCATCATCGACCAGGTCTATTCCCACACTTCGGACCTGCACGCCTGGTTCCAGGAAAGCCGCCAGAACAGGATCAATCCCAAGGCCGACTGGTACGTCTGGGCCGACGCCAAGCCGGACGGCTCCCCGCCCTCGAACTGGCAGTCGGTGTTCGGCGGGCCCGCCTGGACCTGGGACGCGCGCCGTCACCAGTACTACATGCACAATTTCCTGAAGGAGCAGCCGCAGCTCAATGTGGCCAATCCCGAGGTGCAGGATGCCCTGATCGACGCGATGCGGTTCTGGCTGGACCGGGGGGTGGACGGGTTCCGGCTGGATGCCATCAACTTCGCCATTCACGACCCGAAACTGACCGACAATCCGCCCCTGACCTCGAACGGCAAGCGGACCCGCCCTTTCGACTTCCAGGACAAGATCCACAACCAGTCCCAGCCGGGCATCCCGGTCTTCCTCGGCCGGCTGCGCGCCCTGGCCGACAGCTATGCCGGCGACCGGTTCCTGGTCGCTGAGGTCGGCGGCGACCGCGCCAATGCGGAAATGAAGCAGTACACCCAGGGTGACCGGCTGCTTCATTCCGCCTACGGATTTCTTTATCTGTATGCGGATCATCTGGACGCTGAGCTGGTCCAGAAGGGCCCCGCGATGTGGCCGGGCGTGGATGGCGAGGGCTGGCCATCGTGGACCTTCTCCAACCATGACGCGCCGCGCGCCATCTCGCGCTGGTCCGAAGGCCGCGATGAAAAGGCCTTCGCCGAGATGGCCATGCTGCTGCTGATATCCCTGCGCGGCAACGTCTTCGTCTATCAGGGCGAGGAACTCGGCCTGCCCCAGGCCCATGTGCCGTTCGACCGCCTCGTCGACCCCGAGGCCATCACCAACTGGCCCGAGACCCTCGGCCGCGACGGTGCCCGCACCCCGATCCCGTGGCGGTCCGACGCCGTTCAGGCGGGCTTCTCATCCGTCGAGCCCTGGCTGCCGATCGACCCGCGGCACTATCCGCTGGCCGTGGATGCACAGGAGGCCGATCCGACCTCGATCCTGCACTTCAGCCGCCGCCTGATCGGGTTGCGGCACCGCTATGGCGCCCTGCGGACGGGTACGATGAGGATGGTTCAGGCCGGACCGCTGCTGGCTTTCGAGCGTGGCGAAGGGGACGAGATCATGTTGTGCGTCTTCAACCTGGGGCACTCGTCGGAGGCGTGGTCAGTGCCGGAGGGCTGGCGCGTGGTCGAGGCGGTGAATGTCGAAGATGTTGCGACCGGTGCCCTGCCCCCGCTCGCCGGCCTGCTGTTGGCGAAGGGCGAGTGA
- a CDS encoding alpha-amylase family glycosyl hydrolase: MIMPSSGTAQASADFRARLPQDEVIYFLLPDRFENGDRSNDTGGIAGGKLQHGFDPTDEGFYHGGDLAGLTARLDYIQGLGATAVWLAPVFRNKPVQGEPGREFSGAHGYWITDFTTVDPHFGTDAEFKAFVDAAHARGMKVYMDIIANHTADVIRYRECPANDCAYRSRADYPYSRQGGIEGAAINAGFDGTNFERLTRPDYAYTPYVPEAEATVKVPAWLNDPIYYHNRGDTTFKGESSLDGDFAGLDDLYTENPRVVQGMIEIYGDWIDRYGIDGFRIDTARHVNSEFWQAFVPAMLERARAKGIPNFHIFGEVYDHDPGILARFTQVDRYPAVLDFAFQTTATDVANGVKGTDALARLYMADALYAGGEAGAMQLPTFLGNHDMGRIGGFIAKAHPDASADELLARTTLAHALMMFGRGVPTIYYGDEQGFAGIGGYGAARADMFPSQVADYATHPRIGGAGQPFATSAPMYRRLAEMARIRAASPALRRGRQIVRATSETPGLFAVSRVIDGEPGETLIIYNSATTPITVNIEVATASQDWSSLRGSCPATASAPGSIRVTVPALDYMICVSKDPA, translated from the coding sequence ATGATCATGCCGTCGAGCGGCACGGCCCAGGCGTCGGCCGACTTCCGCGCGCGCCTGCCGCAGGACGAGGTGATCTACTTCCTGCTGCCCGACCGGTTCGAGAACGGCGACCGATCCAACGACACCGGGGGGATCGCGGGCGGCAAGCTCCAGCACGGCTTCGACCCGACCGACGAGGGCTTCTATCACGGCGGTGATCTGGCCGGACTGACCGCGCGTCTGGACTATATCCAGGGCCTGGGCGCCACCGCCGTCTGGCTGGCACCGGTGTTCAGGAACAAGCCGGTCCAGGGCGAACCCGGCCGCGAGTTCTCGGGCGCGCACGGCTACTGGATCACCGACTTCACGACCGTCGATCCCCACTTCGGCACCGACGCGGAGTTCAAGGCCTTCGTCGATGCCGCCCATGCACGCGGAATGAAGGTCTATATGGACATCATCGCCAACCACACGGCCGACGTGATCCGCTACCGCGAATGCCCGGCCAACGACTGTGCCTATCGCAGCCGCGCCGACTATCCGTACTCACGGCAAGGCGGGATCGAGGGCGCGGCGATCAACGCCGGCTTCGACGGCACGAACTTCGAGCGGCTGACCCGACCCGACTACGCCTACACCCCCTATGTGCCCGAGGCCGAGGCGACGGTGAAGGTTCCGGCGTGGCTGAACGACCCGATCTACTACCACAACCGTGGCGACACGACCTTCAAGGGCGAGAGCTCGCTGGACGGCGATTTCGCAGGGCTGGACGATCTCTACACCGAGAACCCGCGCGTGGTTCAGGGGATGATCGAGATCTACGGCGACTGGATTGACCGCTACGGCATCGACGGTTTCCGCATCGACACCGCCCGCCACGTGAACTCCGAGTTCTGGCAGGCCTTTGTCCCCGCCATGCTGGAGCGGGCCCGCGCGAAGGGCATCCCCAACTTCCACATCTTCGGCGAGGTCTATGACCACGACCCGGGCATCCTGGCGCGGTTCACCCAGGTGGATCGCTATCCGGCCGTTCTCGACTTCGCCTTCCAGACCACGGCCACCGATGTCGCCAACGGGGTCAAGGGGACCGACGCCCTGGCCAGACTCTATATGGCCGACGCCCTCTATGCCGGGGGCGAGGCGGGGGCGATGCAGTTGCCGACCTTCCTCGGCAACCACGACATGGGCCGGATCGGCGGCTTCATCGCCAAGGCCCATCCGGACGCTTCGGCCGACGAACTGCTGGCCCGCACGACCCTGGCCCACGCCCTGATGATGTTCGGCCGCGGCGTGCCGACGATCTATTACGGCGACGAGCAGGGTTTCGCCGGGATCGGTGGCTACGGCGCCGCGCGGGCGGACATGTTCCCGAGCCAGGTCGCCGACTATGCGACCCACCCCCGGATCGGCGGTGCCGGCCAACCCTTCGCCACCTCCGCGCCCATGTATCGCCGTCTCGCCGAGATGGCCCGCATCCGCGCCGCCTCCCCGGCCCTGCGCCGGGGTCGCCAGATCGTGCGCGCGACGAGCGAGACGCCCGGCCTGTTCGCCGTGTCACGCGTCATCGACGGCGAGCCCGGTGAGACCCTGATCATCTACAACTCGGCGACCACGCCGATCACCGTCAATATCGAGGTCGCGACGGCGTCACAGGACTGGAGCAGCCTGCGCGGGTCCTGCCCCGCGACCGCATCGGCACCCGGATCGATCCGGGTTACCGTTCCCGCCCTCGACTACATGATTTGCGTATCGAAAGACCCTGCGTGA